A segment of the Candidatus Micrarchaeota archaeon genome:
CCTTTAAACTTACTGAGATAGATGATCGTTTGTACGGTCGTGGAGCAAGTGATGATAAGGCTGCCATCGCGATCCTGTTATCCGCTCTAGATGAGACCGACCCTAAAGTTAACCTGAAGATTCTGATTACCTGTGATGAAGAGGTGGGCGGGAGGTACGGTTTAGGTTATATTACTGAAAACCATCTGGATCTACTGAAGAGCGATCTCGCATGGATCATGGATGCTGGTACCGAGATGATCTCTATAGGATGTAGTGGTGTTGTGGACGGATGGCTCCGGGTGTTTGGTAAGGGTTCGCATGCAGGTTATCCTCATATGAGTGATAATCCTATCCCTAAACTGGCTCGGGTGATAGACCGGCTGAAAGAGTTTCAGACTATGCGGGAGGGTAAACGTTCGGTAGCGCGTTCTCCTCCAGGTAGCCCGTACGATCACGTGTGGGGAAGGTTTAACATAACGGTATTACGTTCCGGTGAAAAACCTAACATGATACCCGAGTATGCTGATGCTGGGTTTGACCTTAGATTGTTGCCAGAGGAATCAGTAGATGAGGGGTTAGGAGAGTTAAAGGAGTATCTGGGTCGTGTGATGGATGAGTTGGGATACTCTTATGAGATCCGGGACGTGATCGGGCATGAGGGTTATCTTACACGAGAAACACCAGAGGTCTCCCGATTTGCTGACATAGTCAACTCTGTTTTAAAGGAGAAGATCCCACTCGGTGCAGAGTTGGGTGGTACCGACGGTCCGTTCATAAACAGGCTGGGTATCCCCACCATAGGGTTCGGTCCTATCGATCCCGATACACGTTTTCATCAACCGAACGAGTTCGTACGAAAGGAGACGTTGAACAAGATGATCTGTGTGACGACCAAGGTGATTACAGAGTTGTGATGTTCATTTATACAGTAGTCTGATGATTAGAAAAACCGGTATCCCTACGTGTAATGTACGGGCTTCTTCATACGTCCGACGGTCCAGGTCGGGTGGGAAAAGTGTTTCGGACGGCGGCCGCTGACATTCTGCACTGAACCTGTCCAATAATGTTGGTTCATAATCAAACAGTTCCTCGTAATCTGGTTGTGGGTGGTGCAGCACATAATCTATTTCATCAGATACACCCGATTTGTTAACTTGGGCAAGTATCATGTCGGATACGCCTATCGGGACGGATTCTTCTTTATGTTCGGGAATGTTAACCCGAAACACCAGAGGTGGTGGAGGC
Coding sequences within it:
- a CDS encoding M20/M25/M40 family metallo-hydrolase, coding for FKLTEIDDRLYGRGASDDKAAIAILLSALDETDPKVNLKILITCDEEVGGRYGLGYITENHLDLLKSDLAWIMDAGTEMISIGCSGVVDGWLRVFGKGSHAGYPHMSDNPIPKLARVIDRLKEFQTMREGKRSVARSPPGSPYDHVWGRFNITVLRSGEKPNMIPEYADAGFDLRLLPEESVDEGLGELKEYLGRVMDELGYSYEIRDVIGHEGYLTRETPEVSRFADIVNSVLKEKIPLGAELGGTDGPFINRLGIPTIGFGPIDPDTRFHQPNEFVRKETLNKMICVTTKVITEL